The proteins below come from a single Cricetulus griseus strain 17A/GY chromosome 6, alternate assembly CriGri-PICRH-1.0, whole genome shotgun sequence genomic window:
- the Vstm2l gene encoding V-set and transmembrane domain-containing protein 2-like protein isoform X2: protein MTARTGEDVEMACSFRGSGSPSYSLEIQWWYLRSHRDWTDKQTWASNPLKASQQEDSGKDATKISVVKVVGSNISHKLRLSRVKPTDEGTYECRVIDFSDGKARHHKVKAYLRVQPGENSVLQLPDAPPAAPAPPPKPGRELRKRSLPEACSL from the exons ATGACAGCGCGGacaggtgaggatgtggagaTGGCCTGCTCCTTCCGAGGCAGTGGCTCCCCATCCTACTCGCTGGAGATCCAGTGGTGGTACCTGCGCAGCCACCGGGACTGGACTGACAAGCAGACATGGGCCTCCAACCCG CTAAAAGCATCTCAGCAGGAGGACTCGGGGAAGGACGCCACCAAAATAAGT GTGGTCAAGGTGGTGGGCAGCAACATCTCCCACAAGCTGCGGCTGTCGCGGGTGAAGCCCACTGACGAAGGCACCTACGAGTGTCGCGTGATCGACTTCAGCGACGGCAAGGCCCGGCACCACAAGGTCAAGGCCTACCTGCGGGTGCAGCCCGGGGAGAACTCGGTGCTGCAGCTGCCTGATGCGCCCCCCGCTGCGCCCGCGCCACCGCCCAAGCCCGGCCGGGAGCTGCGCAAGCGCTCTCTGCCCGAGGCCTGCAGCCTGTAG